The following coding sequences lie in one Arachis stenosperma cultivar V10309 chromosome 5, arast.V10309.gnm1.PFL2, whole genome shotgun sequence genomic window:
- the LOC130979972 gene encoding peptidyl-prolyl cis-trans isomerase FKBP18, chloroplastic: MCGMQMASISIWSCSCSYNGWRCSVDDGGARQVAVTVSASGSYSHQQITRRSMAVLISSLPFMTSVLLSDSPALARERRNKKNIPLDQYITTQDGLKYYDLVEGKGPVAEKGSTVQVHFDCLYRGITAVSSRESKLLAGNRIIAQPYEFKVGAPPGKERKREFVDNPNGLFSAQAAPKPPPAMYTIVEGMRVGGKRTVIVPAESGYGQRGMNEIPPGATFELNVELLQIVDT, translated from the exons ATGTGTGGAATGCAAATGGCATCGATTTCCATTTGGAGTTGCAGTTGCAGTTACAATGGATGGAGGTGTAGCGTTGATGATGGAGGTGCGAGACAGGTGGCGGTGACGGTTTCAGCTTCAGGATCTTATTCTCATCAACAGATTACGAGAAGGTCCATGGCGGTTCTGATTTCATCATTGCCTTTCATGACTTCCGTTTTGCTCTCCGATTCGCCAGCACTTGCCAGGGAGAGGCGCAACAAGAAGAACATCCCTCTTGACCAATACATTACTACTC AGGATGGATTGAAATACTATGATTTGGTGGAAGGGAAAGGTCCAGTGGCTGAAAAGGGATCTACCGTTCag GTACATTTTGATTGCTTATATCGCGGAATTACCGCGGTATCAAGCCGAGAATCTAAACTTCTTGCTGGAAATCGTATCATTGCTCAG CCATATGAATTTAAGGTGGGAGCTCCACCAGGGAAGGAAAGGAAGCGGGAATTTGTAGACAACCCGAACGGTCTATTCTCTGCACAAGCAGCACCAAAACCTCCACCGGCTATGTACACTATTGTTGAAGGAATGCGTGTTGGTGGAAAG CGAACTGTGATTGTTCCTGCAGAGAGTGGGTATGGTCAAAGGGGAATGAATGAGATTCCG CCTGGAGCTACATTTGAATTAAATGTTGAGCTTCTGCAAATTGTAGATACCTGA